A stretch of the Macrobrachium nipponense isolate FS-2020 chromosome 23, ASM1510439v2, whole genome shotgun sequence genome encodes the following:
- the LOC135196311 gene encoding fucolectin-like yields MLIKFILYFLLLSPRHLGVEASLKEVYYQQIDHRFPSTMDNCHLHTLPLNFHPQRYIKCATFCLQNANCHLFCIKGDDCILFSTWVTTEYVGTDQYYGFNSCHSSWFYSKNLATTAVVTMPSPYSANHAANQATNGYYCYLYDSCSVTNDINYPWWQADLQKAYVVSAVIVKPRDDYYSFINVEIRFGNSSVIGQNPLLGTHPGTTPPPGTVLTFKPPIPMEGRYLTFQSPRYGGLSICEVQIVEA; encoded by the exons ATGCTCATCAAGTTCATCTTGTACTTCCTCCTGCTGTCTCCAAGGCACCTTGGTGTTGAAGCATCACTTAAGGAAGTGTACTACCAACAA ATTGATCACAGGTTCCCATCTACCATGGATAACTGTCACCTGCACACTCTCCCACTTAATTTTCATCCTCAAAGGTATATAAAATGCGCCACATTCTGCCTACAAAATGCTAATTGCCATCTATTCTGCATTAAAg GCGATGATTGCATCCTCTTCAGCACCTGGGTGACTACTGAATATGTTGGCACTGATCAGTACTATGGCTTCAACTCGTGTCATTCGTCATGGTTTTATTCCAAGAACCTGGCGACTACAGCAGTAGTTACGATGCCGTCGCCTTATTCCGCGAATCACGCTGCAAACCAGGCCACCAATGGGTATTACTGCTATTTATATGATTCCTGCAGCGTCACCAATGATATAAATTACCCTTGGTGGCAAGCCGATCTCCAGAAGGCATATGTCGTCTCAGCCGTCATCGTGAAACCAAGAGACGACTACTACAGCTTCATTAACGTAGAGATACGATTTGGAAATTCGTCTGTCATCGGCCAGAACCCATTACTGGGCACACACCCAGGAACCACACCTCCACCCGGCACTGTCCTCACTTTCAAGCCTCCAATCCCCATGGAAGGACGATACCTCACTTTCCAGTCACCTAGATATGGTGGTCTTTCTATTTGCGAAGTCCAGATCGTTGAGGCCTAA